One window from the genome of Rufibacter tibetensis encodes:
- a CDS encoding zinc dependent phospholipase C family protein encodes MRKRVLFLLLLLVGCHEVWAWGFYAHQRINQQAVYTLPAEMIGFYKQHLPYITEQAVAPDKRRYAVPEEGARHFIDLDVYGDSAAQKLPRFWETAVKQFSLDTLQRHGIVPWHIGLVQYQLTKAFKHHDLQRILRLSAELGHYVADACVPLHTTRNYNGQFTNQRGIHGLWESRLPELWAPEYDFFIGPAQYLQNPSKTAWEIVARAHAALDSVFSVEKQLTQTFSEDKKYSLEERGATTVKVYSREFSQAYHLGLHGQVERQMRLAVHLVASYWYTAWVDAGQPDIRNLTPLTPEQKQQLELEKTQYQTGEHDARES; translated from the coding sequence ATGCGAAAACGGGTGCTCTTTCTGCTACTGCTACTGGTAGGCTGCCATGAAGTCTGGGCCTGGGGCTTTTACGCGCACCAGCGCATCAATCAGCAAGCGGTCTACACCCTGCCCGCAGAAATGATCGGGTTTTACAAACAACACCTTCCATACATCACAGAGCAGGCCGTAGCCCCAGACAAAAGGCGGTATGCCGTACCTGAAGAAGGTGCCCGCCACTTTATTGACTTAGACGTCTACGGTGACAGCGCCGCTCAGAAACTGCCCCGTTTTTGGGAAACCGCCGTAAAACAGTTTTCCTTGGATACCCTGCAGCGGCACGGCATTGTTCCCTGGCACATCGGGTTGGTGCAGTACCAGCTCACCAAAGCCTTCAAGCACCATGATCTTCAACGAATACTTCGGCTGTCAGCGGAGTTGGGGCATTACGTGGCCGATGCCTGCGTTCCTTTGCACACTACCCGCAACTATAACGGGCAGTTTACAAACCAGCGCGGTATACATGGGTTGTGGGAAAGCCGTTTGCCGGAACTTTGGGCACCAGAATATGATTTCTTTATTGGGCCGGCTCAGTATCTGCAGAACCCCAGTAAGACCGCCTGGGAAATAGTAGCCCGGGCGCATGCCGCGCTGGACTCGGTGTTCTCGGTGGAAAAACAGCTCACCCAGACCTTTTCAGAAGACAAGAAATACAGTTTGGAGGAGCGGGGCGCCACCACCGTGAAAGTGTATTCCCGCGAGTTCAGCCAGGCGTATCATCTGGGACTGCACGGGCAGGTGGAGCGACAAATGCGATTGGCTGTTCACCTGGTGGCCAGTTACTGGTACACTGCCTGGGTGGATGCAGGGCAGCCGGACATCCGAAACCTGACCCCGCTTACACCAGAGCAGAAACAGCAACTGGAGCTGGAGAAAACCCAGTACCAAACCGGGGAGCATGACGCACGTGAATCATAG
- the def gene encoding peptide deformylase: MIYPIVAYGDPVLRAKAQDIPLNSPELEKLIEDMFETMYHAHGVGLAAPQIGKSIRLFVIDSKPFMEEGEEEKGVKKAFINPTILEESGEEWGFDEGCLSIPGVREEVWRQENIRIRYYDLEGKEHIEEFDDLTARVIQHEYDHIEGILFTDHLSALKKRLLKGKLTKITKGDVDADYRMKFPAAGRR, translated from the coding sequence ATGATCTACCCTATAGTTGCCTACGGCGATCCGGTACTGCGTGCCAAAGCCCAAGACATCCCTTTAAATTCCCCGGAGCTGGAGAAGCTCATAGAAGATATGTTTGAGACCATGTACCACGCGCACGGCGTAGGTCTGGCCGCCCCGCAGATTGGCAAAAGCATCCGGCTGTTCGTGATTGACTCCAAGCCGTTCATGGAAGAGGGCGAAGAAGAAAAAGGCGTGAAGAAAGCCTTCATCAACCCTACCATTCTGGAAGAGTCTGGCGAGGAGTGGGGCTTTGACGAAGGCTGCCTCAGCATACCCGGCGTACGCGAGGAAGTGTGGCGCCAGGAGAACATCCGCATCCGGTACTATGACCTGGAAGGCAAAGAACACATTGAAGAGTTTGACGACCTGACCGCCCGCGTGATCCAGCACGAGTACGACCACATTGAGGGTATTCTTTTCACGGATCACCTTTCAGCTTTGAAAAAGCGCTTGCTGAAAGGCAAACTCACCAAAATTACCAAAGGCGACGTGGACGCCGATTACCGCATGAAGTTCCCCGCTGCAGGCAGACGGTAA
- the ruvX gene encoding Holliday junction resolvase RuvX, whose product MGRILAIDYGVKRVGIAVTDPLQIIASALDTVHSKDVLPFLAQYCQQEEVDEFVVGMPKHLDSSDTNNTQHVVGFVRKLQKQFPDKKVITHDERFTSRMAFQTMIDMGLNKKARADKATVDKISATIILQSYLESRQYL is encoded by the coding sequence ATGGGGCGTATACTGGCCATTGATTATGGCGTGAAAAGGGTGGGAATAGCCGTCACAGATCCGTTGCAGATCATCGCCTCGGCGTTGGATACCGTGCATAGCAAAGATGTGCTGCCGTTTCTGGCCCAGTACTGCCAGCAGGAAGAAGTAGACGAGTTTGTGGTAGGCATGCCCAAGCACCTGGACAGTTCAGACACCAACAATACCCAGCACGTGGTAGGCTTTGTGCGGAAATTGCAGAAACAGTTTCCTGATAAAAAAGTAATTACCCATGATGAACGCTTTACCTCGCGCATGGCGTTCCAGACCATGATAGACATGGGCCTGAACAAAAAAGCCCGCGCCGACAAAGCCACCGTGGACAAAATCAGCGCCACCATTATTTTACAGAGTTATTTAGAGAGCAGACAATATTTATGA
- a CDS encoding serine hydrolase: protein MSLPSSGRSLRLTLLALLLWSFSLPSFAQADLQKLDAYYQKALKDWNVPGMAIAIVKNDSVVFAKGYGVRDQQKGGAVDANTIFGIASNTKAYTAAALAMLVDEGKLSWDDPVTKYLPYLQLYDPYVTQQLNIRDLLSHRVGLQTFSGDLLWYNTTYSRKEILERAKHLKPTYPFRGGYGYSNLMFIAAGEVIEAISGKPWEQFIQERIFKPLGMTRSFTSVNQLKGLENVATPHGNPTTENGKPVPTVLTAWDNWNPAAGIFTSVNEDAKWLKLQLNRGTYKGQRLFSETASHTMWTMHNPTVVAKEMEKITPSVHFSGAGLGWMLNDYQGKKIVVHGGGHEGMNSRTVLVPEEKLGIVILTNSMSSIMAPIANYTIDQFLGIQNGRDWSQFNLQMAAKAQAAEKSADAKAAKQKVSKAKLTRDLNAYAGTYASPVYGNAVVAVQNGKLMLSLVAAPALGGELSLWQPDIFNLAWKNNFALLTPTKARFLPGPDGSIAELRLDSNNPDFHFSELEFSRVK from the coding sequence ATGTCTCTTCCTTCTTCTGGCCGGTCGCTCCGGCTCACTTTACTGGCTCTGCTCTTGTGGAGCTTTTCCCTCCCCTCTTTTGCCCAAGCCGATCTTCAGAAACTAGACGCTTACTACCAGAAGGCCCTCAAAGACTGGAACGTACCCGGCATGGCCATTGCCATTGTAAAGAATGACTCTGTGGTGTTCGCCAAAGGCTATGGCGTGCGCGACCAGCAGAAAGGCGGCGCGGTGGATGCAAACACCATCTTCGGGATTGCCTCCAACACAAAAGCCTATACCGCCGCGGCGCTGGCCATGCTGGTAGACGAGGGCAAACTAAGCTGGGACGACCCTGTGACCAAATACCTGCCGTACCTGCAACTCTATGACCCGTATGTGACACAGCAACTCAACATCCGTGACCTGCTGAGCCACCGCGTAGGCCTGCAAACCTTCTCCGGCGATTTGCTCTGGTACAACACTACCTACAGCCGCAAAGAGATTCTGGAACGCGCCAAACACCTGAAACCTACGTACCCGTTCAGGGGCGGTTATGGCTATTCTAACCTCATGTTCATCGCCGCTGGCGAAGTCATTGAAGCCATTAGCGGGAAACCTTGGGAGCAGTTTATCCAGGAGCGCATCTTCAAGCCGCTGGGCATGACCCGCTCGTTCACCTCGGTAAACCAATTGAAAGGACTGGAAAATGTAGCCACCCCGCACGGTAACCCAACCACCGAAAACGGGAAACCCGTGCCTACGGTGCTTACCGCCTGGGACAACTGGAACCCGGCCGCCGGTATCTTCACCAGCGTGAACGAAGACGCCAAATGGCTCAAACTGCAATTAAACCGGGGTACCTACAAAGGCCAACGCCTGTTCTCAGAAACAGCCTCTCACACTATGTGGACCATGCACAACCCAACGGTAGTAGCCAAGGAGATGGAGAAAATCACTCCTTCCGTTCATTTCAGCGGAGCCGGTTTGGGCTGGATGCTGAACGACTACCAAGGCAAGAAAATAGTGGTGCACGGCGGCGGCCACGAGGGCATGAACAGCCGCACGGTGTTGGTGCCGGAAGAGAAACTAGGCATCGTGATTTTGACCAACAGCATGAGCAGCATCATGGCGCCAATCGCCAACTACACCATAGACCAGTTCCTGGGCATCCAGAACGGCCGCGACTGGAGTCAGTTCAACCTGCAGATGGCCGCCAAAGCCCAAGCAGCAGAAAAATCCGCCGATGCCAAAGCCGCTAAACAGAAAGTCTCCAAAGCCAAACTCACCCGTGACCTGAATGCCTATGCGGGTACCTACGCCAGCCCAGTGTATGGAAACGCAGTAGTAGCTGTGCAAAACGGAAAATTGATGCTGAGTTTAGTGGCTGCTCCGGCTTTAGGTGGAGAACTTTCGCTCTGGCAACCTGATATCTTTAACCTGGCTTGGAAAAATAACTTCGCGCTGCTCACACCTACCAAGGCTCGGTTCCTGCCCGGCCCCGATGGCTCCATTGCTGAGCTGCGCCTGGACTCCAATAACCCAGATTTCCACTTTTCAGAGTTGGAATTCAGCCGCGTGAAATAG
- a CDS encoding TonB-dependent receptor domain-containing protein, whose translation MRYLFLLLFSFCFLPVFAQVTINGRVLDARSQQPLEGAVVGDAVTGTQVLTNASGQFRIVLASRFDTLLVQRATHRLQKLVVPQNRKQLVILLQPLAVNLQEVVVRGYETRRPLLQTAGSIGLLEKRDLERFSETTLVPALNTIPGVRMEERATGSYRLSIRGSSLRAPFGVRNVKVYLNEVPLVEANSTLPLNLLDAATIGSVEVIKGPAGNTYGAGTGGTVLLETVRPAPGETSVSAGGLVGSFGLRRAFVSAAVGSEKSNFLVRYDRQELDGYREHSALDRKTLLVSGQLNPSEKQTFSFHGYYSDLYYELPGALTRAQFEQNPRAARQLNKDQQASIDLSALNLGLVHTYRFNDAWSNTTSVFGVFSFFDNPFPTDYERNTNQAFGGRSRTTYRTALAGLPTRFTLGVEGYRSFMNSRHYNNKAGQTDTLRFDDEIVQKQGFVFGQAEVDLPANFILTLGASLNSVQYQLTRVYDAAMASSVPTQRRNLDPQFSPRVGLVKVITPQLSAHASVSAGFSPPTDAEIRPSTGSFNTSLQPEKGLNYEAGIRGNALNRRLTYDVVGFWFKLKETIVVRTNAQDQDEFLNAGATRQQGMEAALGYAVVQAPTQTLRQVRLWSTYAFSHFRFQEYQSDENDYSGNRLTGTPRHVLTLGLDANTKPGFYLHATANYTSDIPLNDANTVYASEYYLFGGRLGFRRTFLGSWELDVYTGVDNATDRDYSLGNDLNGFGGRYFQAAPGRSYYGGVQLKKSF comes from the coding sequence ATGAGATACCTATTCCTTCTCCTTTTCTCTTTTTGTTTTCTCCCTGTTTTTGCACAAGTTACCATAAACGGACGTGTGCTGGATGCCCGTTCACAGCAACCGCTGGAAGGAGCCGTGGTGGGTGATGCTGTAACCGGCACCCAGGTGTTAACCAATGCATCAGGGCAATTCAGGATAGTGCTGGCTTCGCGGTTTGATACCTTGTTGGTGCAGCGCGCTACCCACCGGTTACAGAAGCTAGTGGTGCCTCAAAACAGAAAACAGCTGGTGATTCTGTTGCAGCCGCTGGCGGTGAATCTACAGGAAGTAGTCGTAAGAGGCTATGAAACCCGGAGACCTCTGTTGCAAACCGCTGGGTCCATTGGCTTGTTGGAAAAGCGCGATCTGGAACGATTCAGTGAAACTACCCTAGTGCCGGCGCTCAACACCATTCCGGGCGTGCGCATGGAGGAGCGGGCCACCGGAAGTTACCGGCTTTCCATTAGAGGCAGCAGCCTGCGCGCGCCGTTTGGGGTGCGCAATGTGAAAGTGTACCTCAACGAGGTCCCGCTGGTGGAAGCCAACAGCACGTTGCCCCTGAACCTGCTGGATGCCGCCACCATTGGCAGCGTGGAAGTTATTAAAGGTCCAGCAGGAAATACGTACGGCGCGGGTACAGGCGGAACGGTGTTGCTGGAAACAGTTCGTCCGGCTCCCGGCGAAACCAGTGTTTCGGCCGGAGGGCTGGTAGGTTCTTTCGGGCTGCGCCGGGCTTTTGTTTCTGCCGCAGTAGGTTCTGAGAAGTCTAATTTCCTGGTACGCTATGATCGGCAGGAACTAGACGGCTATCGTGAGCACAGTGCCCTGGACCGGAAAACCCTGTTGGTGTCAGGCCAACTGAATCCGTCAGAGAAACAGACCTTCTCGTTTCACGGTTATTATTCAGATTTGTACTATGAACTGCCCGGAGCGCTTACCCGAGCTCAATTTGAGCAGAATCCCCGCGCTGCCCGGCAACTGAACAAAGACCAGCAAGCCTCCATTGACTTAAGTGCCCTGAATTTGGGACTGGTGCACACCTACCGGTTCAATGATGCCTGGAGCAACACCACGTCTGTCTTTGGCGTCTTCAGCTTTTTTGACAATCCGTTCCCCACCGACTATGAGCGCAACACAAACCAAGCCTTTGGGGGCCGTAGCCGAACCACGTACCGCACCGCATTGGCCGGTCTGCCCACCCGCTTCACGCTAGGTGTGGAGGGCTACCGAAGTTTCATGAACTCGCGCCATTACAACAACAAGGCAGGCCAAACCGATACGCTCCGCTTCGACGATGAGATCGTCCAGAAGCAGGGATTTGTGTTCGGCCAGGCCGAAGTGGATCTACCCGCCAATTTCATCTTAACGCTGGGCGCCAGCCTGAACTCAGTGCAGTACCAGTTAACCCGCGTGTATGATGCGGCCATGGCCAGTTCAGTGCCCACCCAACGCCGAAACCTGGATCCTCAGTTTTCGCCGCGTGTCGGACTGGTCAAGGTCATCACGCCGCAGCTCTCCGCGCATGCCAGCGTGAGCGCCGGTTTCTCGCCGCCTACAGATGCCGAGATCCGTCCGTCTACCGGTTCTTTTAACACCTCCCTGCAACCCGAAAAAGGCCTGAACTACGAGGCAGGCATCAGGGGAAATGCGTTGAACCGCCGCCTCACCTATGACGTGGTGGGTTTCTGGTTTAAACTGAAGGAGACGATTGTGGTGCGCACGAACGCGCAAGACCAGGACGAGTTCCTGAACGCCGGAGCCACCAGGCAGCAGGGTATGGAAGCCGCGCTGGGCTATGCGGTGGTACAAGCCCCTACCCAAACCCTGCGGCAGGTGCGTCTTTGGAGCACTTACGCTTTCAGCCATTTCCGTTTTCAGGAGTACCAGTCAGATGAGAATGACTACTCCGGCAACAGGCTCACCGGTACACCCCGCCACGTTCTCACCCTGGGCCTAGATGCCAATACCAAGCCCGGCTTTTACCTCCACGCGACCGCCAACTACACCTCAGACATTCCTTTGAATGACGCCAACACCGTGTACGCCTCAGAGTACTACCTCTTTGGCGGACGACTAGGTTTCCGCCGCACGTTCCTGGGCAGCTGGGAACTGGATGTTTACACGGGCGTAGACAACGCCACTGATAGAGACTACAGCCTGGGCAATGACCTGAATGGTTTCGGAGGCCGTTATTTTCAAGCTGCACCTGGTCGTAGCTATTATGGCGGCGTGCAGTTGAAAAAGAGCTTTTAA
- a CDS encoding DUF6503 family protein has product MKETLNILLVAFVLLTGCQSAGNKMPQKSGKAPEHPSYFKNVLQAHGGFERWNKLGSMQFQLMSNGKTETQLIDLKNRKDLIKADNYTIGYDGKQVWVSPNKAAYPGNSAHFYHNLYFYFFAIPFVLADPGVNYRQLSDISLAGQNYSVIEASFGQGIGDSPEDKYRLLLDPTTNRLEWLLYTVTYFNGKPSDKFNALKYEDYQEHQGLLFPQKLTGYKYENGQIGEARYTVSFSNLQLKEKQPDQRLFEMPEKAEVDAAKK; this is encoded by the coding sequence ATGAAAGAAACCCTAAATATCCTGCTCGTTGCTTTTGTCCTGTTAACCGGCTGCCAATCTGCCGGCAATAAGATGCCCCAGAAATCTGGGAAAGCACCAGAGCATCCGTCTTACTTCAAGAACGTGTTGCAGGCCCATGGCGGTTTTGAAAGGTGGAACAAGTTAGGCTCGATGCAATTCCAACTCATGAGCAATGGTAAAACAGAAACGCAACTCATTGACCTAAAGAACCGCAAAGACCTTATCAAAGCCGACAACTACACAATAGGGTACGACGGCAAACAGGTGTGGGTGAGCCCTAATAAAGCGGCCTACCCGGGAAACTCCGCCCATTTCTACCACAACCTGTATTTCTATTTCTTTGCCATACCTTTTGTGCTCGCAGACCCGGGGGTAAACTACAGACAGTTATCAGACATCAGTTTAGCTGGACAGAATTACTCCGTAATTGAGGCCTCCTTCGGGCAGGGCATCGGCGATAGCCCCGAGGACAAATACCGGCTTCTGCTAGACCCCACCACCAACCGACTGGAGTGGCTGCTGTACACCGTGACGTACTTCAATGGGAAGCCGAGCGATAAATTCAATGCCTTGAAATATGAAGACTACCAGGAACACCAGGGCCTGCTCTTCCCTCAGAAACTGACCGGGTACAAATATGAGAATGGACAGATAGGCGAGGCACGCTATACTGTTAGTTTTAGCAACCTCCAACTAAAAGAGAAGCAGCCTGACCAGCGTCTCTTTGAGATGCCCGAAAAAGCCGAAGTGGACGCTGCCAAGAAGTAA
- a CDS encoding carbon-nitrogen hydrolase family protein — MNTLKVALAQISPVWLNKTKTLDKVKASVTEAGEQGCGLVVFGEGLVPGYPFWLSLTNGAEFNSSVQKEIHAHYVRNAVQIEAGELQEVCDLARQYNIAVYLGIIERGKNRGGHSLYCSLVYISEKGEIQSVHRKLQPTYEERLTWSPGDGNGLRVHTLNQFCVGGLNCWENWMPLARTALYGQGENLHVAVWPGSDRNTIDITRFMAKESRSFVLSVSGLMRIEDFPTDTPHLEKIIQNSPEVLANGGSCIAGPDGEWIIEPVTGKEGLIIETLDFNRVLEERQNFDVSGHYSRPDVTRLTVNRERQSILDMKDE; from the coding sequence ATGAACACATTAAAAGTAGCCCTAGCCCAGATTTCACCAGTGTGGTTAAACAAAACCAAAACGCTGGACAAAGTGAAAGCTTCTGTCACAGAGGCAGGGGAGCAAGGCTGTGGGTTGGTTGTTTTTGGGGAAGGCCTTGTACCGGGCTATCCTTTTTGGTTGTCCCTGACCAACGGGGCGGAGTTTAACTCTTCGGTGCAAAAGGAAATACACGCACATTATGTCAGAAACGCAGTGCAGATTGAGGCGGGAGAACTGCAGGAGGTCTGCGATCTGGCAAGACAATACAACATCGCCGTTTACCTCGGGATCATTGAGCGCGGGAAAAACAGGGGCGGACATAGCCTGTATTGCTCTTTGGTCTACATCAGCGAAAAAGGGGAGATCCAGTCGGTGCACCGTAAGCTGCAGCCCACCTATGAAGAGCGGTTGACCTGGTCGCCTGGTGACGGAAACGGCCTGAGGGTGCACACGTTAAATCAGTTCTGCGTGGGCGGGTTAAATTGCTGGGAAAACTGGATGCCCCTGGCCAGAACGGCGCTGTATGGACAAGGTGAAAACCTGCACGTGGCGGTATGGCCTGGTTCTGACAGAAACACCATCGACATCACCCGCTTCATGGCAAAAGAGTCCCGGTCGTTCGTGCTTTCTGTATCTGGGCTGATGCGGATTGAGGACTTCCCAACAGACACTCCGCACCTGGAGAAGATTATTCAGAATTCCCCTGAGGTGCTGGCTAATGGAGGCTCTTGTATTGCCGGACCAGACGGTGAGTGGATCATTGAGCCCGTAACAGGGAAAGAAGGACTCATCATAGAGACCTTAGATTTTAACCGGGTACTGGAGGAACGGCAAAATTTTGACGTATCCGGCCACTATTCCCGCCCCGATGTCACCCGGCTCACGGTAAACAGGGAACGCCAGTCTATCTTGGACATGAAAGACGAATAG
- a CDS encoding RidA family protein, with translation MTTPEQRLEELGIELPQPVQPIANYVTHVQSGNLLFLSGHGYCGAPSAVDIGKLGQDLTVEQGYQAAQRVGTCVLATIKQALGELGKVKRIVRVLGMVNATADFIDHPKVINGFSDLMVEVFGEKGKHVRSAVGMGSLPGGIAVEIEVTLEVEE, from the coding sequence ATGACTACACCAGAACAACGACTAGAAGAACTTGGCATAGAGCTTCCGCAGCCTGTGCAACCCATTGCCAACTATGTGACCCATGTGCAGTCAGGGAATCTGTTGTTCCTGTCAGGACACGGCTATTGTGGGGCTCCGTCTGCGGTTGATATTGGCAAACTAGGCCAGGACCTGACGGTGGAGCAAGGATATCAGGCGGCCCAACGGGTGGGAACATGCGTTCTGGCTACCATAAAGCAGGCCCTTGGCGAGCTAGGCAAAGTGAAGCGGATTGTAAGGGTACTGGGCATGGTGAACGCCACCGCAGATTTCATTGATCATCCTAAGGTGATCAATGGCTTTTCAGATTTGATGGTGGAAGTGTTTGGCGAAAAAGGCAAGCACGTGCGCTCAGCCGTAGGAATGGGCTCTTTGCCGGGTGGAATAGCCGTAGAAATAGAAGTAACGTTAGAGGTGGAAGAATAG